A single region of the Tachyglossus aculeatus isolate mTacAcu1 chromosome X1, mTacAcu1.pri, whole genome shotgun sequence genome encodes:
- the LCAT gene encoding phosphatidylcholine-sterol acyltransferase, protein MRTTSLALRCSLLSFLLLFPPAASFWLLNVLFPPSTTPKAALKNHTRPIILVPGCLGNQLEAKLDKPDVVNWMCYRKTEDFFTIWLNLNMFLPLGVDCWIDNTRVVYNRTTGLMSNAPGVQIRVPGFGKTYSVEYLDTSKLAGYMHTLVQNLVNNGYVRDETVRAAPYDWRTEPTQQQEYFEKLAALVEEMHAAYGKPIFLIGHSLGNLHLLYFLLKQPQAWKDRFIDGFISLGAPWGGSVKPMRVLASGDNQGIPIMSNIKLREDQRMTTTSPWMFPSPLAWPENHVFISTPDFNYTYRDYHRFFTDVRFEDGWFMWNNSRDLLAGLPPPGVEVYCLYGVGLPTPHTYIYDHGFPYEDPVEVLYEDGDDTVSTRSMNLCKGWANRQRHPVHVFELPGIQHLNMVFSNETLEHINAILMGTYRGANATTP, encoded by the exons ATGAGGACGACCAGCCTGGCTCTGCGCTGCTCTCTCCTCAGCTTTCTGCTCCTGTTCCCGCCGGCTGCATCCTTCTGGCTCCTCAATGTGCTCTTCCCCCCCAGCACCACCCCTAAAGCTGCCCTCAAAAACCACACCCGGCCCATCATACTTG TACCTGGCTGTCTGGGGAACCAGCTAGAGGCCAAACTGGACAAGCCAGATGTGGTGAACTGGATGTGCTATCGCAAGACTGAAGACTTCTTCACCATTTGGCTCAATCTCAACATGTTCCTGCCACTTGGGGTCGACTGCTGGATTGACAACACCAG GGTGGTCTACAACCGGACCACAGGGCTCATGTCCAATGCCCCCGGAGTGCAGATCCGTGTGCCTGGATTTGGCAAGACCTACTCTGTGGAGTACCTGGACACCAGCAAGCTGGCAG GCTACATGCACACCCTGGTGCAGAACCTGGTGAACAATGGGTATGTGCGGGATGAAACTGTACGGGCTGCTCCCTACGACTGGAGAACTGAGCCAA CCCAGCAGCAGGAGTACTTTGAGAAACTGGCCGCCCTGGTGGAGGAGATGCATGCTGCCTATGGGAAGCCCATCTTTCTCATCGGCCACAGCCTGGGCAACCTGCACCTGCTTTACTTCCTGCTGAAGCAGCCCCAGGCCTGGAAGGATCGCTTCATCGATGGCTTCATCTCTCTGGGTGCACCTTGGGGGGGCTCTGTCAAACCCATGAGAGTCCTGGCCTCTG GCGACAACCAGGGGATCCCCATCATGTCTAACATCAAGCTGCGAGAGGATCAGCGCATGACGACCACCAGCCCCTGGATGTTCCCGTCGCCCCTAGCCTGGCCCGAGAACCACGTGTTCATCTCCACCCCCGACTTCAACTATACCTATCGGGATTACCACCGCTTCTTCACTGATGTGCGCTTCGAGGATGGCTGGTTCATGTGGAACAACTCCCGGGACCTGCTGGCTGGGCTGCCTCCGCCTGGGGTAGAGGTGTACTGCCTGTATGGGGTGGGGCTGCCAACTCCCCACACTTATATCTACGACCACGGATTCCCTTACGAGGATCCGGTGGAGGTGCTGTATGAGGATGGCGATGACACGGTGAGCACCCGCAGCATGAATCTGTGCAAAGGCTGGGCCAACCGCCAACGCCACCCTGTGCATGTGTTTGAGCTACCCGGCATTCAGCACCTCAACATGGTCTTCAGCAATGAGACCCTTGAACATATCAATGCCATCCTAATGGGCACTTATCGTGGTGCCAATGCTACCACCCCTTAA